CTaatgctttgtttggttgctgaggaagtgatggaaaatgaaaagaaaacagcCGGTATACTCTCTCCTGCTCTGGTTGTCTCATTTCTCTTTGTCTATCTATATGTGTATGTATGTCTGTTAATGctgtgtttggttgctgggaaaatGATGGAAAGGGAAAAGGAAGTGGTGTTTGTGGTCTAAAATTGGAGATGGTTGCTGGTGTAGGGGTATACTCTTTCCTGCTCAGGTTGTCTCATTTCTCTTTGTCTATCTATATGTGTATGTATGTCTGTGAATGctgtgtttggttgctgggaaaatgatggaaagggaaaaagaagtGGTGTTTGTGGTCTAAAATTGGAGATGGTTGCTGGTGTAGGGGTTTGTTTATATCATTGGCATCTCTTACCTTATGGTAATTGTTTAGATCCAATTACTGTAAGGTTACTAATGAAAGAGGAGTGGTTTGGGAGATGGGCTTTAGTCCAGATTTTAGAGGAATatggaagagtatttttttccttttgggtaATGAACCACTAAAATAATGTGGATGAAGAAAGACTAGTGGTTTTGACCCAGAGCTTAGAGCAGTTCAGTAGATTTctgttttgatttttgttttgaatgaTAATGCATGAAAGAATGTGGTCCAGGAGCAATCAGTAGTCTTGTTTTTGGATGCTAACCCAAATTTTAGCATAATAAGATTATGCTGCATCATTGTATGTGTTTTCTATTCCTCTTTTGTGAACTTGATTTGGTAATGGATTGTGATGGGTGTATCTAATTTACAAATCATCTGCATTAGTTAAAGTGTTCTGATTTCTGTCCACTGTTGTGATTTGCTGTTGATGAGATGGAAATCGTGATTGATGATGAGTAAAATGAAATTGGTAGTTGTCAAAGAAGCACCACACTGTTTTAGCAGGTTTGACTGTTTAATGGGATAAAGGGCTTACTCTTGActactgttttttgttttttctgatCATAATTTGTATGGTTTACTCTTGagaactgttttttttttaattattattttttagtacaTAATTTGTACTTTGAAAAAAAGGCCAGGTATTTAGATGATGCTGAATTGGTGTCAAAGCGTGATATGTAATAAACAGTTCAAATTGATTGCATGTAGTTCGTGGCCTATATAAGAAACATGGTCTAGGGTCTCCATTCAATTTGCTTGTAGTTCAAATAGATTGCCTGTTGTTAGTTTGTAAaccctttttccatttttccttatAAGGTGATTTTTTAGTTTCAATCCTGTGCTAAAAATCCAAATGGGAGTGCTTGGAGTCTGTATAAAAATGGTCCAATCACATGTTgtccttttgtttttccttccaTGCTTCTCATGTGTGTTGATTTGAGCTTGTTAGTCTACCTTTCTGTAGTTTAGCTTATAAATATGAGgtcacttctttttcttttgtttttgacttttaaatatttaaatgtgataGGTTTTTATTGAAGGCAGTGGTCTGGAAAAAAGATTGCTTGATAAGATGAGTTCGAGAAAAGGGGGTGGAAAGCAGTTAGCTGCTGGTGCTTCTAATGCATCCCCCAAAAGTAGACATGCATCTGAAGTCCCTAATGTTGGGGTTGAACCGTTGAATCAAGGGGTGGCAGACATCAGCCTGGATTCTGCACAAGATGGTGAATGGGAGGTTTATTCAAGAAAATCTAAGAATAGAGCTGGAAGCAGTGCTGCAAAAAGTTGGGCTCCTCAAAATTCTAGTACTAAGGCTTGGGGGCAGCCAGATACAGCTCAGAAACTAGGCATGCGCAGTAATGATGGATCAGGAAAAGCTCCTGCCAATTCCTGGGCTGCACAAACTGCTGATTCTAGGAAACCAGCAGGAAGAGGAAATGTGAGGCCCCAATCAATCAATAGAGGGTTGGAGGGTAGCTATATGGGCCCACAGCCAGTTATTCCCCCACCTCTGGAGCATGGATGGAAATGGAACAATCGTCCTGGTTCCATAAAATCAGAAGATGTGCGAggcaaagatgaaaataatttcaattccTACTCTGCTGATATTGAGGATGATAAAGAGGAAGATATTGACGACAATGATGATGACGTTGATGTGGCTGATGATAGTGATGATGAACTTCTTAGTGATGATTTTGATTCTGATACAAGCCAAAAGAGCCATGAAACACGCAAGAAGAGCAAGTGGTTTAAGTCATTTTTTCAGATATTGGATAGCTTAACAATTGAGGAAATTAACGAACCAGCCAGGCAGTGGCATTGTCCTGCATGCCAAGGTGGACCTGGTGCCATTGACTGGTACAGGGGTCTCCAACCCTTGATCACACATGCCAAAACAAAAGGATCAAAGAGGGTCAAACTTCATCGAGAGCTTGGAGAACTTCTAGATGAGGAGTTGTACAGGAGGGGTACTTCTGTTGTACCAGCTGGAGAGGCATTTGGAAAGTGGAAAGGTCTATACGAGTCAGTTAAAGATCATGAGATTGTTTGGCCTCCAATGGTTATCATAATGAACACTAGACTTGAACAGGATGCCGATGACAAGGTACAAACAAgatttcttgtttctttataGAGATAAACTCAGAGTGCAACTTTGTCActtaatttgttattttgaaTGAGTCAAAATTGGATTTGTCTATTAAAATGTATTTCAGTCCTGATGTTACAATATATAATATTCTCGTGTTATATTGGATTTCAGTGGATTGGGATGGGGAATCAAGAGCTTCTTGATTATTTCAGCTCATATGCTGCAGTGAAGGCTCGACATTCCTATGGTCCACAAGGGCACAGAGGAATGAGTGTTTTGATTTTTGAGAGCTCGGCAATTGGTTACTTAGAGGCTGAACGCCTTCATAAGCACTTTGCTGAGCAAGGCACAGATAGGGAAGCATGGGATCGTCGTCGTGTTCCTTTCTATCCTGGAGGAAAGCGCCAGCTTTATGGATACATGGCTATAAAGGAAGATTTGACACTATTCAACCAACATTCTCAAGGTTCCTTGTCTTTCCTGCTCTTAGCTATGCCCTTAGTTTGAAGTCAAATGATGCCTTGATGTGCTgtataatttgtttatttatttattttgggacTGGTTGGTTGTCGTAAAAATGTAGAATTCTTCTAATGTTGCTGTTCACTGGTGTAGGAAAATCAAAACTGAAGTTTGAGATGAGATCATATCAAGAAATGGTTGTTAGTCAAATGAAGCAAATGAGTGAGGATAATCAACAACTCATTTGGTTTAAAAACAGAGTTGCAAAAGAACAAAGGAAATCAAAAGCTTATGAAGAGTCCCTTGGTATAGTAAGTGAGAGGCTGCGCAAGTCTATGAAAGAAAACCGCATTgtgaaagaaagaacaaaagtaCAGCACCAAGAGAGTAAGGAAGAGGTAATAAAATAAACTACagtataatttaattatccAGTGCCATGTCTTTCAAATGTCATTGAGATGAAAATAGTAGTGTTTATGCCATTTAAGCAATGGTGACTGTATGCTGCTGATGCATGCTTTTTTGGACCCTTGACTTTTTAAGATAATTCTTGGTGGTGGCAATTATGTGTGAAATAGCAGCTATATTGCTATTTCAGATTGCTATATCgtcttttattttctgtttagGAAGTACTTGTCTTTTATAAAGTACTAGCTTCATGGAGGTTCTTAATTCAAATTTCTCAAATCAATCATCGTTG
Above is a genomic segment from Vitis riparia cultivar Riparia Gloire de Montpellier isolate 1030 chromosome 7, EGFV_Vit.rip_1.0, whole genome shotgun sequence containing:
- the LOC117918403 gene encoding protein SUPPRESSOR OF GENE SILENCING 3, which codes for MSSRKGGGKQLAAGASNASPKSRHASEVPNVGVEPLNQGVADISLDSAQDGEWEVYSRKSKNRAGSSAAKSWAPQNSSTKAWGQPDTAQKLGMRSNDGSGKAPANSWAAQTADSRKPAGRGNVRPQSINRGLEGSYMGPQPVIPPPLEHGWKWNNRPGSIKSEDVRGKDENNFNSYSADIEDDKEEDIDDNDDDVDVADDSDDELLSDDFDSDTSQKSHETRKKSKWFKSFFQILDSLTIEEINEPARQWHCPACQGGPGAIDWYRGLQPLITHAKTKGSKRVKLHRELGELLDEELYRRGTSVVPAGEAFGKWKGLYESVKDHEIVWPPMVIIMNTRLEQDADDKWIGMGNQELLDYFSSYAAVKARHSYGPQGHRGMSVLIFESSAIGYLEAERLHKHFAEQGTDREAWDRRRVPFYPGGKRQLYGYMAIKEDLTLFNQHSQGKSKLKFEMRSYQEMVVSQMKQMSEDNQQLIWFKNRVAKEQRKSKAYEESLGIVSERLRKSMKENRIVKERTKVQHQESKEEMDFQEQFFKEQIKVIHDARDAKEDDFEKFQQEKREKVKQSSGNPSAIEDPRRSRVEEVAKFIKFQDKEMENFVAEREELIRAHEEKVVAMKQRHWEEEVGLEKEFDDELSKLMEKYTSDLS